A single genomic interval of Myxococcales bacterium harbors:
- a CDS encoding sulfate adenylyltransferase has product MSNIQSVPIHGGLDAPVNRVVPLGQRNDFLKEAAELPFVVVTAADLSTVYRIADGTLSPIEGPMGKEEWHQVLDEERIIRGGESYAWTIPLSLPVSDEEASSIVAGKGVAIRDEQGNAIAIVDDAEVFDYDKAKYVKSVYGTERTDHPGGRMTESDPRTKLLGGKLRALAQPVNLEYGEYMLSPLQSRALFATRQYERVLAFQTRNPLHRAHEYALVSGAEDLTKAGHFTGVVLNPLMGELKGDDVPASMRMETYRSLHDGRLLGKGDKDESIWKDAGYDISEVFELIGLDIKMFYGGPKEAVMHSIYRQNLGFTDIVIGRKHADAPFEDGEAIWGDFDAHHIFDQLKGKLHIQPCKIGFAAYYESLGRVDLMERHKGEKPISVSGTKIREQLKAGERPDDRIMRPETADLLIQAYKG; this is encoded by the coding sequence ATGTCAAATATTCAATCTGTGCCGATTCACGGCGGACTCGACGCACCGGTCAACCGGGTCGTGCCCCTGGGCCAACGCAATGACTTTCTGAAGGAGGCCGCGGAGCTTCCATTTGTCGTCGTGACCGCTGCCGATCTTTCCACGGTCTACCGAATTGCCGACGGCACCCTGTCGCCAATCGAAGGGCCGATGGGAAAAGAAGAGTGGCATCAGGTGCTCGACGAAGAGCGAATCATTCGCGGCGGAGAAAGCTATGCGTGGACGATTCCACTTTCGCTTCCGGTCAGCGATGAAGAAGCAAGTTCGATTGTTGCGGGCAAGGGCGTTGCGATTCGGGACGAACAGGGCAATGCGATAGCGATTGTCGATGACGCGGAGGTCTTCGACTATGACAAGGCCAAGTATGTAAAGAGCGTCTACGGCACAGAGCGAACGGACCATCCCGGTGGCCGGATGACCGAGAGCGATCCGCGTACGAAGCTGCTGGGCGGCAAGTTGCGGGCCCTCGCACAGCCAGTCAATCTCGAGTATGGCGAGTATATGCTCTCGCCCCTCCAGAGTCGGGCGTTGTTTGCCACGCGTCAGTATGAACGCGTGCTTGCTTTTCAGACCCGCAATCCCCTGCACCGCGCGCACGAATACGCGTTGGTATCCGGTGCCGAGGACTTGACCAAAGCCGGACACTTCACCGGAGTGGTCTTGAACCCGTTGATGGGCGAACTGAAGGGTGACGATGTTCCGGCCAGCATGCGCATGGAAACTTATCGCTCTCTACATGACGGCCGCTTGTTGGGTAAGGGCGACAAAGACGAGAGCATCTGGAAGGATGCAGGTTATGATATCTCCGAGGTGTTCGAGCTGATCGGACTCGACATCAAGATGTTCTACGGCGGTCCGAAAGAAGCCGTGATGCATTCGATCTACCGGCAAAATCTAGGTTTCACTGACATCGTCATCGGGCGCAAGCACGCGGATGCGCCGTTCGAGGACGGGGAGGCGATCTGGGGAGACTTCGATGCGCACCACATCTTCGATCAGCTGAAAGGCAAGTTGCACATCCAGCCCTGCAAGATTGGCTTTGCGGCATACTACGAGAGTCTCGGCCGAGTGGATTTGATGGAGCGACACAAGGGCGAGAAGCCCATTTCGGTGAGCGGAACCAAAATTCGCGAACAGCTGAAGGCGGGTGAGCGTCCAGATGATCGCATCATGCGTCCCGAAACCGCAGATCTGTTGATTCAAGCATATAAAGGGTAG
- a CDS encoding Mov34/MPN/PAD-1 family protein → MGRERIDLDEGRPPLLIAGRVLNEFCAHARETQPEECCGLITGDSVRRFRTVYRCRNEMTLYHMKDPQRYPRDGKKAFYMNESDYLKALENAESNGETVSAVYHSHVGAGSYFSEMDQEFAEHELFPFPDVAHVVIAVWDGQVNQLGVFERDGASAPFTGRSLEAEPS, encoded by the coding sequence ATGGGTCGCGAGCGCATCGATTTGGATGAAGGTCGTCCGCCTCTTTTGATCGCGGGGCGGGTGTTGAATGAGTTTTGCGCGCATGCGCGCGAGACTCAACCCGAAGAGTGTTGCGGTTTGATCACTGGCGACAGTGTACGACGCTTTCGCACGGTGTATCGCTGTCGCAATGAAATGACGCTCTATCACATGAAGGATCCGCAGCGGTATCCGCGAGACGGAAAGAAGGCGTTCTACATGAATGAATCCGATTACCTCAAGGCATTGGAGAATGCCGAGAGCAACGGAGAAACAGTCTCCGCGGTGTATCACTCCCATGTTGGCGCGGGTTCCTATTTTTCTGAGATGGACCAGGAGTTTGCAGAGCACGAGCTGTTCCCGTTTCCGGACGTGGCCCACGTCGTGATCGCCGTCTGGGATGGGCAGGTGAATCAACTCGGCGTGTTCGAACGCGACGGCGCCAGTGCACCCTTCACAGGTCGCAGCCTGGAGGCGGAACCCTCGTGA
- the ald gene encoding alanine dehydrogenase gives MKIGIPRESKDREYRVGLVPDGASVLCQAGHEVIVESSAGVGSGFSDEDYSRVGARIVDCEEAWTTPDMVVKVKEPVGNEPKLLQSGQTLFTYLHLAAAEELAHSLLEADVCAIAYETLQDAQGGFPLLAPMSEVAGRLAAQIGAQLLLKDCGGKGLLLGGVPGVMRGRVTILGAGIVGTNALRIARALGAEVDLIDIDLRRLAEIEEQYQGTINTLASTPGNIERSVRSCDLLIGAVYLRGRRAPTLVSTKLVSAMEPGSAVVDVAVDQGGCIETIHATTHSDPTYLVGDIVHYGVANMPGAVPRTSTLALTNATLPFIVQMANEGVEASLRRDAQLATGVSLWRGNVVCEGVAEALSLPSVPLSKLL, from the coding sequence ATGAAGATTGGAATTCCCAGAGAGTCCAAGGACCGCGAATATCGAGTCGGGTTGGTGCCGGATGGTGCCAGCGTTCTGTGCCAGGCGGGCCATGAAGTGATCGTCGAGAGTTCCGCCGGCGTCGGCAGCGGATTTTCCGACGAGGACTACTCCCGAGTTGGCGCGCGCATCGTAGACTGCGAGGAAGCGTGGACGACCCCGGATATGGTCGTCAAGGTGAAGGAACCCGTGGGCAACGAGCCCAAGCTGCTCCAATCGGGCCAGACGCTGTTCACCTATCTGCATCTGGCGGCAGCGGAAGAACTCGCCCACTCGTTGCTCGAGGCCGATGTCTGCGCGATCGCCTACGAAACCCTGCAAGATGCACAGGGGGGCTTTCCCCTGCTGGCTCCCATGAGCGAAGTCGCGGGACGCCTGGCAGCGCAGATCGGAGCGCAGCTCCTGCTCAAGGACTGCGGCGGCAAGGGTTTGCTGCTCGGCGGAGTCCCCGGAGTGATGCGCGGCCGCGTCACGATTCTCGGCGCGGGCATCGTCGGGACCAATGCACTGCGAATCGCCCGTGCGCTCGGTGCCGAGGTCGATTTGATCGACATTGATCTGCGACGTCTGGCCGAGATCGAGGAGCAATATCAGGGGACCATCAATACCCTGGCTTCGACCCCCGGCAACATCGAGCGCTCGGTGCGCTCATGTGATCTCCTGATTGGAGCGGTGTATCTCCGCGGTCGGCGTGCGCCAACTCTAGTCAGTACAAAACTGGTTTCGGCGATGGAACCAGGTTCCGCAGTGGTCGACGTTGCGGTCGATCAAGGGGGTTGCATCGAAACGATTCACGCCACCACCCACTCGGATCCCACCTATCTCGTGGGCGATATCGTTCACTATGGGGTCGCGAACATGCCGGGCGCCGTTCCGCGCACATCGACTCTCGCCCTCACGAATGCGACGCTGCCGTTCATCGTGCAGATGGCAAATGAGGGCGTCGAAGCGTCGCTCCGCCGGGACGCTCAGTTGGCCACCGGAGTGAGTCTCTGGCGGGGCAACGTCGTCTGCGAAGGAGTCGCTGAAGCGCTCTCGCTTCCGAGCGTGCCGCTGTCGAAACTGCTCTAG
- a CDS encoding 50S ribosomal protein L11 methyltransferase, which translates to MSSRAEDFFCVRFVVEIDSSTGAAGAAEEENSALQTTADRIVAECWGAGAAGMEERSRSQDILLLIYAAHSCLQQVVFAATAAGGRIDGKPELVSERNWSEAWKQGLEAIEISERLVVRPSFVAFDLRPGQCEIVIDPGQAFGTGGHASTRLILEWLDVLSPDLSEQIRVLDVGTGTGVLAMAALALGAGRAVGFDLDSVAVIEAGKWAERNGFADRLSLFVGGIEALQAQPFDLVVANLLRSELFPIIPLLAGCIDEKGTVLLSGLLAQEQGRVEAAMAPFGFKTKGARFMRDDTRDNSTGDHWVSLLMGRA; encoded by the coding sequence ATGAGCAGCAGAGCAGAGGACTTCTTCTGTGTGCGATTTGTCGTGGAGATCGACTCATCCACGGGTGCGGCCGGAGCCGCAGAAGAAGAAAACTCGGCCCTGCAAACGACCGCCGATCGGATCGTCGCCGAGTGCTGGGGGGCAGGAGCTGCTGGTATGGAAGAGAGGTCGCGGTCGCAGGACATCTTGTTGCTCATTTATGCGGCGCACTCCTGTTTGCAGCAAGTCGTTTTCGCGGCGACGGCGGCTGGGGGGCGCATCGACGGCAAACCCGAACTCGTTTCGGAACGCAACTGGTCAGAAGCATGGAAGCAGGGACTCGAGGCGATCGAGATTTCCGAGCGGCTGGTCGTGCGTCCGTCCTTCGTTGCATTCGATTTGCGTCCCGGCCAATGTGAGATCGTAATCGACCCCGGGCAAGCCTTTGGGACTGGTGGGCATGCGTCGACGCGTTTGATTCTCGAATGGCTGGATGTCTTGTCCCCCGACCTCAGCGAACAGATCCGAGTGCTCGATGTGGGGACGGGCACAGGTGTGCTGGCGATGGCGGCACTTGCTCTCGGGGCTGGGCGGGCAGTGGGTTTCGATCTCGACTCGGTAGCTGTCATCGAGGCGGGCAAGTGGGCCGAGCGGAACGGATTCGCGGATCGTCTGTCGCTCTTCGTCGGGGGAATCGAGGCGCTGCAGGCACAACCGTTTGATCTCGTGGTCGCGAACCTTTTGCGCAGCGAGCTGTTTCCGATCATTCCGTTGCTGGCGGGATGTATAGACGAAAAGGGAACGGTGCTGCTCTCCGGACTGCTCGCGCAAGAGCAGGGGCGGGTAGAAGCCGCCATGGCGCCGTTTGGATTCAAAACCAAGGGAGCCCGATTCATGCGCGACGACACCCGGGACAACTCCACCGGCGACCACTGGGTGTCTCTGCTCATGGGACGAGCATAA
- a CDS encoding GAF domain-containing protein, which produces MRKKIGVFGVNEEVLRLAQLLESNPNIEIVRYWAADTAAALNDAYQVGAEVAAQIKPLLTDDLNAFLSPGDLDAVVDSGNSPSFASVFPDAADGHLQILKPLTARLLWAYGVVNQDRKSELLQALGEIVESVDLAIDSDELFLRMLDIAVGSTGADGGSLMLFDDSHQELRIRVAHGVERELWPKIRVRLGEGIAGRVAADARSLLLRGKADANKFDIVRERADIESAICVPLIVKGQILGVLNLHHSSIANSFDENDLHFLEQLAVLDAQIIDRAQEHESMRDQATRFRAVRKIQNTLNARTPILERLEELCQTFAEHVGGGIATVYLREERSQNLTLAATSLTGGGFAGEYRIVKGQGVDGRVAQSGRPTFLRDDDGSVAYICLPLCAGEDRVGILSLQVGTLPPRGRGAEETLLDMAAAMAEGIAQADREARMAVRATRANAINEAGVRMVSADDVNEVARMATSSSAIIMDAEHAVLRLQDPQTLRYVIRAYFGPADGRQQERLFRFDKQVTVETIRRRTPIIVQDITHNTKSSDATADVRSLLSAPLKREGRVIGILSVYDKVAPDRFYALDFNDDDLASFTRFATYVERAVDNAQFHSLARQHRNFDPQTSLPNAEYLGKRIHEEVVRADGRQCALAIATCEIENLAEIESAASASQVHRVILGVADVLRGKLRDFDVLGRSGPSRFTILLPDPGHSPDQRVAELARSVAEEISKLEKLNDPVRIALAFGYAVYPGDGSTRDELIEAAEVARIRLG; this is translated from the coding sequence ATGCGCAAAAAAATTGGTGTATTCGGAGTGAACGAAGAAGTCTTGCGACTCGCGCAGTTGCTCGAATCCAATCCGAATATCGAAATCGTGCGCTATTGGGCCGCAGACACCGCAGCGGCCCTCAATGACGCGTATCAGGTGGGCGCCGAAGTCGCCGCACAAATCAAGCCGCTCTTGACCGACGACCTCAACGCATTCCTGAGCCCCGGAGACCTCGACGCCGTCGTCGATTCGGGCAACAGCCCGAGCTTTGCAAGCGTGTTCCCCGACGCGGCCGACGGACACCTGCAAATCCTGAAACCACTGACCGCCAGACTCCTCTGGGCCTATGGGGTCGTAAATCAGGACCGCAAATCCGAGTTGCTACAGGCGCTGGGTGAGATCGTGGAATCGGTCGATCTGGCGATCGATTCGGACGAGTTGTTCCTGCGGATGCTCGACATCGCGGTGGGGTCAACCGGTGCGGATGGTGGCTCGCTGATGTTATTCGACGATTCACACCAGGAGTTGCGAATCCGCGTGGCCCACGGCGTCGAACGAGAGCTGTGGCCCAAGATTCGAGTGCGCCTGGGCGAAGGGATCGCCGGGCGGGTTGCGGCGGATGCGCGTTCGCTCTTGTTGCGGGGCAAGGCCGACGCCAACAAATTCGACATCGTCCGCGAACGCGCAGATATCGAAAGCGCCATCTGTGTGCCGCTGATCGTGAAGGGCCAGATCCTTGGAGTACTGAATCTGCACCACAGCTCGATCGCGAATAGCTTCGATGAAAACGATCTCCACTTCCTCGAACAACTCGCAGTGCTGGACGCCCAGATCATCGACCGCGCCCAGGAACACGAGTCCATGCGCGACCAGGCGACGCGCTTTCGCGCAGTTCGCAAGATCCAGAACACGCTCAACGCGCGGACTCCGATCCTCGAGCGACTCGAAGAGCTGTGTCAGACATTTGCCGAGCACGTGGGTGGTGGCATCGCCACCGTGTACCTGCGCGAAGAACGAAGCCAGAATCTCACACTGGCTGCGACTTCCTTGACCGGAGGAGGATTTGCCGGCGAGTACCGGATCGTCAAGGGCCAGGGCGTCGATGGTCGAGTGGCACAATCGGGCAGACCCACATTTTTGCGCGACGACGACGGTTCGGTGGCGTACATCTGCTTGCCGCTTTGCGCCGGAGAAGATAGGGTCGGCATTCTTTCGCTTCAGGTCGGCACTCTTCCACCGCGCGGACGCGGAGCTGAAGAGACTTTGCTCGACATGGCCGCGGCCATGGCCGAGGGGATTGCCCAGGCGGACCGCGAAGCGCGCATGGCCGTACGCGCAACCCGCGCCAATGCGATAAACGAAGCCGGGGTGCGCATGGTCTCGGCAGACGATGTGAACGAAGTCGCGCGCATGGCCACGTCTTCGAGCGCGATCATCATGGACGCGGAACACGCGGTGCTCCGGCTACAAGACCCACAGACCTTGCGCTACGTGATACGCGCCTACTTCGGTCCGGCGGACGGTCGTCAGCAGGAACGGCTGTTCCGATTCGACAAACAAGTTACGGTGGAGACCATACGCCGACGTACACCAATCATCGTGCAAGACATCACGCACAACACGAAATCATCGGACGCTACCGCCGACGTTCGCTCGCTGCTGAGTGCTCCGCTGAAACGCGAAGGCCGAGTCATCGGCATTCTTTCAGTCTACGACAAGGTCGCCCCGGACCGCTTCTACGCCCTCGACTTCAACGACGACGATCTAGCCAGCTTTACGCGATTCGCCACCTACGTCGAACGCGCGGTCGATAACGCTCAGTTTCATTCGCTCGCTCGGCAGCATCGAAATTTTGATCCACAGACCAGCCTGCCCAACGCCGAATATCTCGGCAAACGGATTCACGAAGAAGTCGTGCGGGCCGACGGCCGTCAGTGCGCGCTGGCAATTGCCACGTGTGAAATTGAAAACCTCGCGGAGATCGAATCCGCAGCCAGCGCGTCCCAGGTTCACCGGGTCATCCTGGGCGTGGCGGATGTGCTTCGGGGCAAGTTGCGAGACTTCGACGTTCTCGGTCGCTCGGGACCATCGCGTTTTACCATCCTGCTTCCCGACCCCGGACATTCGCCGGATCAACGTGTGGCGGAACTCGCGCGTTCGGTTGCCGAAGAAATCTCGAAGCTGGAAAAACTCAACGACCCCGTACGAATCGCTCTGGCTTTCGGCTACGCCGTCTACCCGGGTGACGGCTCGACGCGAGACGAACTCATTGAGGCCGCAGAAGTCGCACGAATCCGCTTGGGCTAG
- a CDS encoding aminopeptidase produces the protein MQLNSTGCYYGHLAVGQTKLLLARQSVDKLLANPETDEELRSKLQLVQQAREFAAELGLEVKGQYTSYVPWPHDRIVTSVIATKPGSIEASNFRFPIVGAVPYKGFFDRELAEREAERLRGLGMDVCLGAISAYSTLGWFDDPLTSPMLNTTPERLVETVIHELVHANVFLKSQPDFNEGVANFIGEEAVVLFYSRDMRSGLGAHADTNADANSVDPRVRVSDDRLIAKTLMSLRDDVAQLYATEMPERERQLQRDKLETAGRKTLAALALQSRSASQFAERARINDACLAIQGTYVSDTPRHLAVLAQLDGDLVRFIARLRLVAEVDDPRSTFFAP, from the coding sequence GTGCAGCTGAATAGCACCGGCTGTTACTACGGGCACCTCGCCGTGGGACAGACCAAACTTCTATTGGCACGTCAATCGGTCGACAAACTGCTCGCCAACCCCGAGACCGACGAAGAACTCCGTTCCAAACTGCAGTTGGTGCAGCAGGCTCGCGAGTTCGCCGCCGAGCTGGGGCTCGAAGTAAAGGGGCAATACACGAGCTATGTACCGTGGCCCCACGACCGAATCGTCACCAGCGTAATTGCGACCAAACCCGGCAGCATCGAAGCCTCGAATTTTCGCTTTCCGATCGTCGGAGCGGTTCCGTACAAGGGTTTCTTCGACCGGGAACTGGCGGAGCGCGAAGCGGAGCGGTTGCGCGGACTGGGAATGGACGTCTGCCTCGGCGCCATAAGCGCGTACTCGACCCTGGGCTGGTTCGACGATCCGTTGACCTCGCCGATGCTGAACACGACTCCAGAACGCCTGGTCGAAACGGTGATCCACGAACTGGTACACGCCAACGTGTTTTTGAAGAGCCAACCCGATTTCAACGAAGGCGTCGCCAACTTCATCGGTGAAGAGGCGGTCGTGCTCTTCTATTCGCGAGACATGCGGTCTGGACTGGGAGCCCATGCAGATACAAACGCGGACGCAAACAGCGTAGACCCGCGCGTCCGAGTGAGCGATGACCGATTGATCGCAAAGACCTTGATGTCTCTGCGAGACGACGTCGCGCAACTCTACGCGACCGAGATGCCTGAACGCGAGCGCCAGCTGCAACGCGACAAGCTCGAGACTGCCGGACGCAAAACCCTCGCGGCCCTCGCTCTCCAATCTCGCAGTGCCAGCCAATTTGCCGAACGAGCTCGGATCAACGACGCGTGCCTGGCCATTCAGGGAACCTACGTATCCGACACGCCCCGCCACCTCGCAGTCCTCGCGCAGCTGGATGGC
- a CDS encoding PD40 domain-containing protein has translation MNATPIVRRAMLSAIAAALVLGSLGCASNTIVRARLPDDMIAVRMWESENARRRKEMLTEAAGQRGSRQQPGVMDLGSLTSQWRRSSKDPANRYPGRLALINPRTLEVTYPVQAPLGARPLSWSADRERLIFTSNRQSDRFQIYELNFATGEVKNLAGGRGNYLAAAYAPDEGFAYGVIQLDVNGEVETSIYKSEPRMRDRLLVEGAAVRHITYSPDGRYVVFTPQTIEALASKRGGLPYMVVQAVESRGDHKKLAPGLHPVFSPDGKWIVYAASRGGHLQTYRVRVDGSGRTPMGPGVRNEDTPAISPDGKFVAYVSAHNGLNRLFVKRFDGTGDRLLYDGASVEWPIW, from the coding sequence GTGAACGCTACCCCGATCGTACGTCGCGCGATGTTGAGCGCAATTGCCGCCGCTTTGGTTCTCGGATCGCTCGGCTGCGCGAGCAACACTATCGTGCGGGCCAGGTTGCCCGACGACATGATCGCCGTTCGAATGTGGGAGAGCGAAAATGCTCGTCGCCGCAAAGAAATGTTGACCGAAGCTGCGGGACAAAGGGGTAGCAGGCAGCAACCCGGTGTGATGGATCTGGGCAGCCTCACTTCCCAATGGAGGAGGTCGAGCAAGGATCCCGCAAATCGATATCCAGGTCGCTTGGCGTTGATCAATCCGAGAACACTCGAAGTGACGTATCCCGTTCAGGCTCCGTTGGGGGCTCGGCCGTTGTCCTGGTCCGCAGACCGAGAGCGCTTGATCTTCACGAGTAATCGCCAAAGCGATCGCTTTCAGATCTATGAACTCAATTTTGCGACCGGAGAAGTCAAAAACCTTGCGGGTGGGAGAGGTAACTATCTAGCCGCCGCGTATGCTCCGGACGAAGGTTTCGCCTACGGGGTCATTCAGCTCGACGTCAACGGCGAAGTAGAGACAAGTATTTACAAGAGCGAGCCGCGGATGCGGGATCGGCTGTTGGTGGAAGGGGCTGCGGTTCGCCACATCACCTACTCCCCGGATGGTCGCTACGTGGTATTCACTCCGCAGACGATCGAAGCCTTGGCTTCCAAACGAGGCGGGTTGCCGTACATGGTCGTTCAGGCGGTTGAATCCCGAGGCGACCACAAGAAACTCGCACCCGGGCTGCATCCGGTCTTCTCGCCAGATGGCAAGTGGATCGTCTACGCGGCGAGCCGTGGAGGTCATCTTCAGACTTATCGCGTGCGCGTAGACGGAAGCGGACGCACGCCCATGGGACCGGGGGTTCGAAACGAAGACACGCCAGCGATCTCGCCGGATGGGAAATTTGTCGCTTACGTGTCGGCTCACAATGGATTGAACCGTCTCTTTGTAAAGCGATTCGACGGAACCGGAGATCGCTTGCTCTACGACGGTGCCTCAGTGGAATGGCCGATCTGGTAG